Part of the Ignavibacteriales bacterium genome is shown below.
CACTGGATTCAGGAATAAATTTTTTTGATACGGCAAATGTTTATGGTTCTTTCAAAGGACAAACAGAAGAGTTCATCGGGCGGTACCTTGCACAAGGCGGGCGCAGAGAAAAAATTGTTCTTGCAACAAAAGTTTATGGCGGCATGAGTGATTGGCAGAACGATTCAAAGCTGTCAGCATATCATATTATAAAAGCCTGCGAAGATAGTTTAAGAAGATTGCAAACCGATCATATCGATCTTTACCAGATGCATCACATCGATAGAGAAACTCCGTGGGAAGAAATTTGGCAGGCAATGGAGCAGCTTGTTAAAGAAGGAAAAGTTATTTACGTTGGCAGCAGTAACTTTGCCGCATGGAATATTGCCGAAGCAATCTACAAAGCAAAAGCAAGAAATTTATTGGGAATGATTTCTGAACAAAGTATTTACAGTTTAAGAAACCGCCACATTGAGCTTGAAGTTATTCCGGCTTGCAAAGCACTTGGCGTAGGTTTGATTCCATGGAGTCCGCTTGGCGGAGGGATTCTTTGTGGAATTTTAGATAAGCCAGAAATCGGAAGAAGGGCAAGACCCGCGCTACTGGCATCAGCAGAAAAACTTAGACCACAGATTGAGAAATACGAAAACTTGTGCAAAGAGATCGGGCAAAAACCTGCTGTTGTGGCGCTTAGCTGGGTGTTAAGTAATCCAGTAGTTACTGCACCGATTGTTGGACCAAGAACAATCGAACAATTGGATGAAAATATTTCCGCGCTTGAATTCAAACCATCAAAAGAGATTTTGGATAAGCTAAATGAAATTTGGCCCGGACCAGGAAACCAGGCTCCGGAAGCTTATGCGTGGTAGTATGTTAGAAATTAGGAATCTGAAATTGGGAATTAGAAATTAGGAATTGGGAATTAGAAATTAGGAATCTGAAATTAGGAATTAGAAATTAGAAATCTGGGGAATATTAGTTAGTTGATTTTAATAGTCCGGATATAAGTAAAAGAAAAGTTCTTCCAATTTTATTTTATACTTGTTTTCCCGTCCCCGGTGGACCGTGTTCTTAAAAAATTTGCAAGGAAGTTTTTAGTAAAATTTGACAGGATTAATTTTGCACTGATTTCTGCTCGATCTTCCAATAATTTTTTTAACTCTTCTTTATCGTTCCATAAAATAGATTTTAAATGCGTCATTGCTTCAGGACTTTTTTTAGAAAGGTTTTCCACAAGCTGGTTTGTTGCTTCATCAAGTTCCTGTAAAGTAGAAAAAGTATTGGCATACAATCCAAAGTGTTTTGCCCAGCCGGCATCGCGCCAGCCTGTATCAATAGTCATCGCGCTGGAAGCGGCAATCCCAATCTTTCTTTCTACAATTGGAGAAATTACAAATGGACCGATTCCAAGGTCAAGTTCGCTCAGTTTTATAGAAGCAGTATCAAGCGCAAGTGCATAATCCGAAGC
Proteins encoded:
- a CDS encoding aldo/keto reductase; amino-acid sequence: MEYVHLGRSGVKVSRLCLGTMNYGAYNSEEESYKIMDHALDSGINFFDTANVYGSFKGQTEEFIGRYLAQGGRREKIVLATKVYGGMSDWQNDSKLSAYHIIKACEDSLRRLQTDHIDLYQMHHIDRETPWEEIWQAMEQLVKEGKVIYVGSSNFAAWNIAEAIYKAKARNLLGMISEQSIYSLRNRHIELEVIPACKALGVGLIPWSPLGGGILCGILDKPEIGRRARPALLASAEKLRPQIEKYENLCKEIGQKPAVVALSWVLSNPVVTAPIVGPRTIEQLDENISALEFKPSKEILDKLNEIWPGPGNQAPEAYAW
- a CDS encoding enoyl-CoA hydratase/isomerase family protein, with the translated sequence MKEEGNVQLELKDGIGTITFFNSKGNSLHKSLLHQLTDSIIKFGQHSLCKVILLKSGGSGSFCTGASLDELAELKYYENSKEFFHGFAKLIFAMINSGKFIITRVQGKAVGGGVGIIAASDYALALDTASIKLSELDLGIGPFVISPIVERKIGIAASSAMTIDTGWRDAGWAKHFGLYANTFSTLQELDEATNQLVENLSKKSPEAMTHLKSILWNDKEELKKLLEDRAEISAKLILSNFTKNFLANFLRTRSTGDGKTSIK